A genomic window from Peromyscus maniculatus bairdii isolate BWxNUB_F1_BW_parent chromosome 1, HU_Pman_BW_mat_3.1, whole genome shotgun sequence includes:
- the LOC143274366 gene encoding zinc finger and SCAN domain containing protein 4D-like, with protein sequence MASQHSNSLKPQSPECSLVLDNRKFIPTQDTSLQWEEDICNPSIAQINFPTNDNGSRAKQELQAILETFTSWLKPEKHSKEEMIYQVVLAQFLKIGHHKDQSVLKEKWESSGRNMWRFMEDMTDECLKPPSMVHVSMQGQEALFSENMSYKESMNLLKEQQSARSSIQDSARTPLPISQDMLLTTGQEDCEYGQNNSSSTSDVNGGDSSPGHEMDSLSLTQHGQIYDPRDRSVSDGNPLDYSRSSQVTSRYQEDFEGGTSSEDVPMEVNPEIISMPEQTEDCQNHDASSTRGGRQKRSLRVPKTYKCEECPRTFKYPCRLSAHQRIHKKQKSFFCNTCHKGFYTHSDLRVHKVIHQRNKPFKCSTCRKSFSNQTNLKAHERIHTGEKPYTCSLCNRSFRQSSTYHRHRRNCHKSD encoded by the exons ATGGCTTCACAGCACAGCAACTCCTTGAAACCCCAGTCTCCAGAATGTAGCCTGGTATTAGACAATAGGAAGTTTATTCCAACCCAGGATACTTCTCTACAGTGGGAAGAAGATATCTGTAACCCTTCCATTGCTCAGATCAACTTTCCCACAAATGACAATGGTTCCCGTGCAAAGCAGGAGCTGCAAGCAATCTTGGAGACGTTTACCTCCTGGTTGAAGCCAGAAAAGCATAGCAAGGAGGAGATGATTtatcaggtggtcttggctcagTTTCTCAAAATTGGGCACCACAAGGACCAGTCTGTCTTGAAAGAGAAGTGGGAATCAAGTGGCAGAAACATGTGGAGATTCATGGAGGATATGACTGATGAGTGCTTGAAGCCTCCTAGCATG GTTCACGTCTCCATGCAGGGGCAGGAAGCCCTCTTTTCTGAGAACATGTCCTACAAAGAATCCATGaaccttctgaaagagcagcaatcAGCAAGAAGTTCAATACAAGATAGTGCAAGGACACCCTTGCCAATCTCCCAAGACATGTTATTGACAACAG GACAAGAAGACTGTGAATATGGCCAAAACAATTCCTCGAGCACTAGTGATGTAAATGGTGGGGATAGTAGTCCTGGACATGAGATGGACTCCCTTTCCCTTACCCAACATGGTCAGATTTATGATCCTAGAGACAGAAGTGTTTCTGATGGAAATCCTCTGGATTACAGCAGATCAAGTCAAGTCACCTCTAGGTACCAGGAAGATTTTGAGGGAGGAACTTCCTCTGAAGATGTCCCTATGGAGGTAAACCCAGAGATTATCTCCATGCCAGAGCAGACAGAAGACTGCCAGAATCATGATGCAAGCTCCACACGTGGGGGTCGCCAAAAGAGAAGCCTCAGAGTCCCAAAGACATACAAATGTGAGGAATGTCCCAGAACCTTTAAATATCCCTGTAGACTTTCAGCCCACCAGAGAATACACAAGAAGCAGAAGTCTTTTTTCTGTAACACGTGCCATAAGGGCTTCTATACTCACTCAGACCTGAGAGTACATAAGGTCATACACCAGAGAAATAAACCTTTCAAATGTAGTACATGTCGAAAGTCTTTCAGCAATCAAACAAATCTGAAAGCTCATGAGAGGAttcacacaggagagaagccCTACACCTGCTCCCTGTGTAACCGTAGCTTCCGCCAGTCATCCACATACCATCGTCACCGGAGGAATTGCCACAAATCAGACTGA